Proteins from one Myxococcus stipitatus genomic window:
- a CDS encoding serine hydrolase: protein MQRTLAHAGITLGLVVCALASVASAAPNKKAALDRLATQYHQLRQFNGTLLVANEKGILLEKAYGSANLEWQVPHTLDTKFRVGSVTKMFTAMVILQLVAEGKLDLDAPVSRYLPDYRKDTGARVTLTHLLNHTSGIPSFTSHPDYQSKIARTPHTIAELVRLYGSGDLAFEPGSKYAYNNSGYAMLGAIIETVTGKSYAQAVQERILAPLGMKDSGYDVTATVLPKRASGYVVMPTGYLNAPYIDMSVPNAAGSLYSTVRDLYRWDRALYTDKLLPEPLEQRMFTPGLGNYGFGWRVKPFRLDDGKTQVATQSHGGDINGFSSFLVRVPETKEFVIILDNTSRGDKIQDLALGLLSILHDVTPREPRPGIGEVVLERLAKEPISKVVAMYRDLKANKSTKYDFSPGQLNTIGYILLRDKRLAEAIEIFKLNVEAHPQDANAYDSLGEAWLVSGDDAQALANYRRSLELDPDNRNAADAIQRLEQAAKQTP, encoded by the coding sequence ATGCAGAGGACCCTGGCCCATGCCGGCATCACGCTCGGGCTCGTCGTGTGCGCGCTGGCCTCCGTCGCCAGCGCCGCGCCCAACAAGAAGGCCGCGCTGGACCGGCTGGCCACGCAGTATCACCAGCTGCGCCAGTTCAACGGCACGCTGCTGGTGGCGAACGAGAAGGGCATCCTCCTCGAGAAGGCCTATGGCTCGGCGAACCTCGAGTGGCAGGTGCCCCATACCCTCGACACGAAGTTCCGCGTCGGCTCGGTCACCAAGATGTTCACGGCCATGGTCATCCTGCAGCTGGTGGCCGAAGGGAAGCTCGACTTGGACGCCCCGGTGTCCAGGTACCTGCCGGACTACCGCAAGGACACGGGAGCGCGCGTCACCCTCACCCACCTGCTGAACCACACGTCCGGCATCCCCAGCTTCACCTCGCATCCGGATTACCAGAGCAAGATTGCCCGCACGCCGCACACCATCGCGGAGCTGGTCCGGCTGTACGGCAGCGGCGACCTCGCGTTCGAGCCCGGGTCGAAGTACGCGTACAACAACTCCGGCTACGCCATGCTCGGCGCCATCATCGAGACCGTCACCGGCAAGAGCTACGCGCAGGCCGTCCAGGAGCGCATCCTCGCCCCCCTGGGCATGAAGGACTCCGGCTACGACGTGACGGCGACGGTGCTCCCCAAGCGCGCGAGCGGCTACGTGGTCATGCCGACCGGCTACCTCAACGCGCCCTATATCGACATGAGCGTGCCCAACGCCGCGGGCTCGCTGTACTCCACCGTGAGGGACCTGTATCGCTGGGACCGCGCCCTCTACACCGACAAGCTGCTGCCCGAGCCGCTCGAGCAGCGCATGTTCACCCCCGGCCTGGGCAACTACGGCTTCGGCTGGCGCGTGAAGCCCTTCCGGCTGGATGACGGCAAGACGCAGGTGGCGACGCAGAGCCACGGCGGCGACATCAACGGCTTCAGCTCGTTCCTGGTCCGCGTCCCGGAGACGAAGGAGTTCGTCATCATCCTCGACAACACCTCGCGCGGAGACAAGATCCAGGACCTGGCCCTGGGCCTGCTGAGCATCCTCCACGACGTGACGCCCCGAGAACCCCGGCCCGGCATCGGCGAGGTGGTGCTGGAGCGTCTGGCGAAGGAGCCCATCTCCAAGGTCGTCGCGATGTACCGCGACCTCAAGGCCAACAAGTCCACGAAGTACGACTTCTCCCCGGGACAGCTCAACACCATCGGCTACATCCTGCTGCGCGACAAGCGATTGGCGGAGGCCATTGAAATCTTCAAGCTGAACGTGGAGGCCCACCCCCAGGACGCCAACGCCTACGACAGCCTGGGCGAGGCCTGGCTGGTGAGCGGTGACGACGCGCAGGCGCTGGCCAACTACCGCCGCTCGCTGGAGCTGGACCCGGACAACCGCAACGCCGCGGACGCCATCCAGCGGCTCGAGCAGGCCGCGAAGCAGACGCCCTGA
- a CDS encoding LVIVD repeat-containing protein → MPLESTPLRVLLLTLPLLTSACSETDAPTPEPEEEAWDGTYTPLVDPTDWVDRGPFAPCTLTVPVGTTVADCAAPSLFDLTACDGAALSKVEGHGIYQAFLRPTAGDYVDFAGIRVPEDGTAGTLNFRPLTHQRLSEGFVLSSRYTLGGGTRQVTLVGCAAPSEDRVTGCYARCANDKVTVAGTFDAARMTWGRDEQESSGGFTPLSETFVSLGLPADLYVARGHAYVVSLELGARSPGGLTVFDVSDPRHPILRKQVTIPGDGYWNAAWAHEDALYVASGAAGVLVFDISNPADPTYVRNVPGGAPLNVHTLFVDGDRLYAVSPEPVGDTLIFDVSKPLEPRLLNRFVVSDDVSSYPSPHDSFVYQGRLYLSQFTTGYVVLDVKDPMNVQELGRYTFGSGSNGPMSHASAVGTFAGKTIAFEGGEGPGTHLRVLDVTDPTNIPLIGRYQLREHASIHNMVLVGNRLYLAYYQEGVRVLDVSVPPQPREIAYFNTFRESDPYRSDFVTDGAIGIRVPGDGHVYVVDTSRGLLIFEEP, encoded by the coding sequence ATGCCCCTCGAATCCACACCCTTGCGCGTCCTGCTCCTCACCCTCCCCCTGCTCACGAGCGCCTGCTCGGAGACCGACGCCCCCACCCCCGAGCCCGAGGAGGAAGCGTGGGACGGGACCTATACGCCCCTGGTCGACCCGACCGACTGGGTGGACCGGGGCCCCTTCGCGCCCTGCACCCTCACCGTGCCCGTGGGCACCACGGTGGCGGACTGTGCCGCCCCCTCCCTCTTCGACCTCACGGCCTGCGACGGCGCGGCCCTCTCGAAGGTGGAGGGCCACGGCATCTACCAGGCGTTCCTGCGCCCCACCGCAGGCGACTACGTCGACTTCGCCGGCATCCGCGTCCCCGAGGACGGGACGGCGGGCACGCTGAACTTCCGCCCCCTGACGCACCAGCGGCTCTCGGAGGGCTTCGTCCTGTCGAGCCGGTACACCCTGGGCGGCGGCACCCGGCAGGTGACGCTCGTCGGCTGCGCCGCGCCCTCCGAGGACCGGGTGACGGGCTGCTACGCGCGCTGCGCCAACGACAAGGTCACCGTCGCGGGGACCTTCGACGCCGCCAGGATGACGTGGGGCCGGGATGAGCAGGAGTCCTCCGGAGGCTTCACGCCCCTGTCGGAGACCTTCGTCTCGCTCGGCCTGCCCGCCGACCTGTACGTGGCGCGAGGCCACGCCTACGTCGTGTCCCTCGAGCTGGGGGCCCGCTCACCCGGCGGCCTGACCGTCTTCGACGTGAGCGACCCGCGCCACCCCATCCTCCGCAAGCAGGTGACCATTCCCGGCGACGGCTACTGGAACGCGGCCTGGGCCCACGAGGACGCCCTCTACGTGGCCAGCGGCGCCGCGGGCGTGCTCGTCTTCGATATCTCCAACCCCGCGGACCCCACCTACGTGCGCAACGTGCCCGGCGGCGCGCCCCTCAACGTCCACACGCTCTTCGTGGATGGCGACCGGCTCTACGCCGTGTCACCGGAACCCGTCGGCGACACGCTCATCTTCGACGTCTCCAAGCCGCTCGAGCCCAGGCTGCTCAACCGCTTCGTCGTGTCCGACGACGTCTCCAGCTATCCCTCCCCGCACGACTCCTTCGTGTACCAGGGCCGGCTGTACCTCAGCCAGTTCACCACGGGCTACGTGGTGCTCGACGTGAAGGACCCCATGAACGTCCAGGAGCTGGGCCGCTACACGTTCGGGAGCGGCTCCAACGGCCCCATGAGCCACGCGAGCGCGGTGGGCACCTTCGCGGGGAAGACCATCGCCTTCGAGGGCGGCGAGGGCCCCGGCACCCACCTGCGCGTGCTCGACGTCACCGACCCCACGAACATCCCGCTCATCGGTCGCTACCAGCTGCGCGAACACGCCTCCATCCACAACATGGTGCTCGTGGGGAACCGGCTCTACCTCGCCTACTACCAGGAGGGCGTGCGCGTCCTCGACGTGTCCGTCCCGCCCCAGCCCCGCGAAATCGCCTACTTCAACACCTTCCGTGAATCGGACCCGTACCGCAGCGACTTCGTCACCGACGGCGCCATCGGCATCCGCGTCCCGGGGGACGGCCACGTCTACGTCGTGGACACCTCGCGGGGGCTGCTCATCTTCGAAGAGCCTTGA
- a CDS encoding SHOCT domain-containing protein: MVQGFDTEWLLWGVVLVTSIVVQAFFLKDSTLLWFVIGERQLLARGEPAEATVLEVEPSSWRINKRHVLILRLQVRQPGHPAYEARTRTTLSGSMTTGVMEKGVTLEVRVDPKNPSRVAVVRTLSFPRPLGALLPRADNVQAMRDLQHLLDEGLITSDEFEQKRSAILERM; this comes from the coding sequence ATGGTTCAAGGGTTCGATACGGAGTGGCTGTTGTGGGGCGTCGTCCTCGTCACATCCATCGTGGTCCAGGCCTTCTTCCTCAAGGACAGCACGCTGCTGTGGTTCGTCATCGGCGAGCGCCAGCTGCTCGCCAGGGGCGAGCCGGCGGAGGCCACGGTCCTGGAGGTCGAACCCAGCAGTTGGCGCATCAACAAGCGCCACGTCCTGATTCTGCGCCTCCAGGTGCGTCAACCGGGTCACCCCGCCTATGAAGCCAGGACGCGCACCACCCTCTCCGGCTCGATGACCACGGGCGTCATGGAGAAGGGAGTGACGCTGGAGGTGCGCGTCGACCCGAAGAACCCCAGCCGCGTCGCCGTGGTGCGCACCCTCTCCTTCCCCAGGCCCCTGGGGGCCCTGCTGCCTCGCGCCGACAACGTGCAGGCCATGCGGGACCTCCAACACCTCCTCGACGAAGGGCTCATCACCTCGGATGAGTTCGAACAGAAACGTTCCGCCATCCTGGAACGGATGTAA